Proteins encoded in a region of the Salvelinus fontinalis isolate EN_2023a chromosome 17, ASM2944872v1, whole genome shotgun sequence genome:
- the LOC129814249 gene encoding dentin sialophosphoprotein-like isoform X3 gives MMRFVLDCLRTPRQRAPCSERDKDFVEQDECVAQKTGEIRDLQDAVQQEGIELEEQRGDRRELEETLEKLEQHRMELEDQLKLTRLECVQESQQILSLQAEEVARETKVEEYERELARARRKLKQLKMEVRRAQGKVEEAGERTIPLEESISQSYEEILQEEQTLSILRSERTGDATLPDHQQVEPIDTSPSSLRTEDGTLDVPAVPARSWGRSQSLPVYAEILANLGCAARAKNGLADTQEEEEETITPSTPKQKDKGEKEEKMEDEEKISQTRSTSSIAVEELDFYHPDPFIHCESEHYLFKDDDLFAKTDKSDDDPFKGTDPFAADILFPEGSEEPYPSTDPDTRLEPGSNDETDNSLSCAENKASTGTQCFESEFPDEDESSDIEISYSREDLDTVHTDAVELSFVEPQTLIMTERLGFKPIYAAQTCSLETELDDADEPGVASGREPFSQASRANTWAAGPNFSTESDPNGYEFDINAVSPPSDIEEIDITLGSIPVDFDLEPPGYDSVEPSNPVGIQACDSEPAGTGGCDLPVPSPPVPTRPVRPPRRLKGGASADLVEEPDTPKAERCDPGSSNPSADSELDSAIGMDPLTSSAEHNSKFSFGNNSFELNYEPNYEPSSQTSYNYGFKLSPEHHSEEILDPFAAELSDEEADNQASFDPYEFEPTAQSENQDVFDPYGFGHTSHATDRDTFDPYGFKLLSFETDNQSIVDLHSSDDTNLEDNNNTNKRDSFSFDFSNAASMDPYSSEPSNTATMDLLGLELSRANSVAESDCNNPTVSDPLGTVQTMAAGSNLLDLDLVFGSSSYSDNPEVTTDLYPCESRPGNPAGPNNFQFRVRDTAHSESVDTVSDWTTAKSNSRESLSFGPVKPRTHSLDK, from the exons ATGATGCGTTTTGTACTGGATTGCTTGCGGACGCCAAGGCAACGGGCACCGTGCAGTGAGAG GGACAAGGACTTTGTGGAACAGGACGAGTGTGTTGCTCAGAAGACTGGAGAAATCAGA GACCTGCAGGATGCCGTGCAGCAGGAGGGCATTGAGCTGGAGGAGCAACGGGGAGACCGCCGGGAGCTGGAGGAGACCCTGGAGAAGCTGGAGCAGCACAGGATGGAGCTGGAGGACCAGCTCAAACTGACCAGGCTGGAGTGCGTCCAAGAGAGCCagcag ATTCTTTCCCTGCAGGCGGAGGAGGTGGCCCGGGAAACAAAGGTGGAGGAGTATGAGAGGGAGCTGGCCCGGGCCAGGAGGAAACTCAAACAGCTGAAGATGGAGGTCAGACGGGCCCAGGGGAAGGTGGAGGAGGCGGGCGAACGCACCATCCCTCTGGAGGAGTCCATCAGCCAATCATATGAGGAGATTTTACAG GAGGAGCAGACGCTCAGTATACTGAGGAGTGAGCGGACGGGAGATGCAACACTGCCAGACCACCAGCAGGTGGAGCCAATCGACACATCCCCCAGCAGCCTCAGGACAGAGGACGGAACTCTTGACGTCCCCGCTGTACCAGCCAGGTCATGGGGCAGGAGCCAATCACTGCCTGTCTACGCTGAAATCCTG GCAAACCTTGGGTGTGCGGCTCGCGCTAAGAACGGATTGGCTGATAcacaagaagaggaggaggagacaattACACCAAGCACACCAAAG CAGAAGGATAAGGGAGAAAAGGAAGAGAAAATGGAGGACGAAGAAAAGATTTCCCAAACACGATCCACCAGTAGCATAGCAGTCGAAGAGCTCGACTTCTACCACCCTGACCCCTTCATTCACTGTGAATCTGAAC aTTACCTTTTCAAAGATGACGACCTCTTTGCCAAAACGGATAAATCTG ATGATGACCCGTTCAAAGGCACGGACCCCTTCGCTGCAGACATCCTCTTTCCAGAGGGGTCAGAGGAGCCCTATCCCTCCACTGATCCGGACACCCGCTTGGAACCTGGATCTAATGACGAGACAGACAACAGCCTCTCCTGCGCTGAGAACAAAGCCTCCACCGGCACCCAGTGCTTCGAGTCCGAGTTCCCCGACGAGGACGAATCCAGCGACATAGAAATCAGTTACAGCAGGGAGGATCTGGACACTGTTCACACGGACGCTGTTGAACTCTCCTTCGTTGAGCCCCAAACCTTGATCATGACCGAACGCTTGGGTTTCAAGCCCATCTACGCAGCTCAAACTTGTTCCTTGGAAACTGAATTAGATGACGCAGATGAACCCGGTGTAGCTTCTGGGCGCGAACCCTTCAGTCAAGCATCCAGGGCCAACACCTGGGCTGCTGGACCTAACTTCTCCACCGAATCTGACCCCAATGGATACGAGTTTGACATCAACGCAGTATCCCCTCCTTCCGACATAGAAGAGATTGACATCACTCTTGGATCTATACCAGTTGACTTTGACCTGGAGCCACCTGGGTACGACTCCGTGGAACCCAGCAACCCTGTTGGGATTCAGGCTTGTGACTCAGAACCTGCCGGAACAGGTGGATGCGACCTTCCTGTACCCAGCCCTCCTGTACCAACCCGCCCGGTCCGTCCACCTAGACGCCTCAAAGGGGGAGCGTCGGCTGACCTTGTAGAAGAGCCAGACACTCCCAAAGCTGAACGCTGTGATCCAGGTTCTTCCAACCCCTCTGCTGATTCAGAGCTGGACAGTGCTATCGGGATGGACCCTCTTACCAGCTCAGCTGAACACAACAGTAAATTCAGCTTCGGCAACAACAGCTTTGAGCTGAACTACGAGCCCAACTACGAGCCCAGTAGTCAAACTTCGTACAACTATGGATTTAAACTCAGCCCCGAACACCACAGCGAAGAGATCCTAGATCCTTTTGCCGCTGAACTCAGCGATGAAGAAGCTGACAACCAAGCCTCATTTGATCCTTACGAATTTGAGCCTACTGCTCAATCTGAGAACCAAGACGTGTTTGACCCTTACGGGTTTGGACATACATCTCATGCCACCGACCGAGACACATTTGACCCCTATGGTTTCAAACTCTTAAGTTTTGAGACTGACAACCAATCTATCGTCGACTTACACAGCAGCGATGATACAAACCTTGAAGACAACAATAACACAAACAAAAGGGACTCCTTTAGCTTCGATTTCAGTAACGCTGCTTCAATGGACCCCTATAGTTCAGAACCCAGTAATACTGCAACAATGGATCTCCTTGGTCTGGAACTCAGCAGAGCCAACAGTGTTGCTGAGTCAGACTGTAACAATCCTACAGTGTCTGACCCATTAGGAACAGTACAAACTATGGCAGCTGGAAGCAACCTACTGGACCTGGACCTTGTGTTTGGAAGCAGTAGTTATAGTGATAACCCTGAAGTCACCACTGACCTCTACCCCTGTGAGTCTCGACCGGGAAACCCCGCTGGTCCAAACAACTTTCAATTCAGAGTGAGAGACACCGCCCACTCCGAGTCTGTAGACACCGTTTCTGACTGGACGACTGCTAAG AGCAACTCCAGGGAATCCTTGTCCTTTGGCCCAGTCAAACCCCGCACACACAGCCTGGACAAATGA
- the LOC129814249 gene encoding dentin sialophosphoprotein-like isoform X1, whose product MRMDRVGMEAGEEGKGEGGSGDEGKGGWLGAASVSSLLKHSCLLCWSPRDKDFVEQDECVAQKTGEIRDLQDAVQQEGIELEEQRGDRRELEETLEKLEQHRMELEDQLKLTRLECVQESQQILSLQAEEVARETKVEEYERELARARRKLKQLKMEVRRAQGKVEEAGERTIPLEESISQSYEEILQEEQTLSILRSERTGDATLPDHQQVEPIDTSPSSLRTEDGTLDVPAVPARSWGRSQSLPVYAEILANLGCAARAKNGLADTQEEEEETITPSTPKQKDKGEKEEKMEDEEKISQTRSTSSIAVEELDFYHPDPFIHCESEHYLFKDDDLFAKTDKSDDDPFKGTDPFAADILFPEGSEEPYPSTDPDTRLEPGSNDETDNSLSCAENKASTGTQCFESEFPDEDESSDIEISYSREDLDTVHTDAVELSFVEPQTLIMTERLGFKPIYAAQTCSLETELDDADEPGVASGREPFSQASRANTWAAGPNFSTESDPNGYEFDINAVSPPSDIEEIDITLGSIPVDFDLEPPGYDSVEPSNPVGIQACDSEPAGTGGCDLPVPSPPVPTRPVRPPRRLKGGASADLVEEPDTPKAERCDPGSSNPSADSELDSAIGMDPLTSSAEHNSKFSFGNNSFELNYEPNYEPSSQTSYNYGFKLSPEHHSEEILDPFAAELSDEEADNQASFDPYEFEPTAQSENQDVFDPYGFGHTSHATDRDTFDPYGFKLLSFETDNQSIVDLHSSDDTNLEDNNNTNKRDSFSFDFSNAASMDPYSSEPSNTATMDLLGLELSRANSVAESDCNNPTVSDPLGTVQTMAAGSNLLDLDLVFGSSSYSDNPEVTTDLYPCESRPGNPAGPNNFQFRVRDTAHSESVDTVSDWTTAKSNSRESLSFGPVKPRTHSLDK is encoded by the exons ATGAGAATGGATAGAGTGGGGATGGAGGCTggggaagaggggaagggagaagggGGAAGTGGAGATGAAGGTAAGGGGGGGTGGTTAGGTGCAGCATCAGTTTCATCCCTCCTTAAACATTCCTGTCTTCTCTGCTGGTCCCCCAGGGACAAGGACTTTGTGGAACAGGACGAGTGTGTTGCTCAGAAGACTGGAGAAATCAGA GACCTGCAGGATGCCGTGCAGCAGGAGGGCATTGAGCTGGAGGAGCAACGGGGAGACCGCCGGGAGCTGGAGGAGACCCTGGAGAAGCTGGAGCAGCACAGGATGGAGCTGGAGGACCAGCTCAAACTGACCAGGCTGGAGTGCGTCCAAGAGAGCCagcag ATTCTTTCCCTGCAGGCGGAGGAGGTGGCCCGGGAAACAAAGGTGGAGGAGTATGAGAGGGAGCTGGCCCGGGCCAGGAGGAAACTCAAACAGCTGAAGATGGAGGTCAGACGGGCCCAGGGGAAGGTGGAGGAGGCGGGCGAACGCACCATCCCTCTGGAGGAGTCCATCAGCCAATCATATGAGGAGATTTTACAG GAGGAGCAGACGCTCAGTATACTGAGGAGTGAGCGGACGGGAGATGCAACACTGCCAGACCACCAGCAGGTGGAGCCAATCGACACATCCCCCAGCAGCCTCAGGACAGAGGACGGAACTCTTGACGTCCCCGCTGTACCAGCCAGGTCATGGGGCAGGAGCCAATCACTGCCTGTCTACGCTGAAATCCTG GCAAACCTTGGGTGTGCGGCTCGCGCTAAGAACGGATTGGCTGATAcacaagaagaggaggaggagacaattACACCAAGCACACCAAAG CAGAAGGATAAGGGAGAAAAGGAAGAGAAAATGGAGGACGAAGAAAAGATTTCCCAAACACGATCCACCAGTAGCATAGCAGTCGAAGAGCTCGACTTCTACCACCCTGACCCCTTCATTCACTGTGAATCTGAAC aTTACCTTTTCAAAGATGACGACCTCTTTGCCAAAACGGATAAATCTG ATGATGACCCGTTCAAAGGCACGGACCCCTTCGCTGCAGACATCCTCTTTCCAGAGGGGTCAGAGGAGCCCTATCCCTCCACTGATCCGGACACCCGCTTGGAACCTGGATCTAATGACGAGACAGACAACAGCCTCTCCTGCGCTGAGAACAAAGCCTCCACCGGCACCCAGTGCTTCGAGTCCGAGTTCCCCGACGAGGACGAATCCAGCGACATAGAAATCAGTTACAGCAGGGAGGATCTGGACACTGTTCACACGGACGCTGTTGAACTCTCCTTCGTTGAGCCCCAAACCTTGATCATGACCGAACGCTTGGGTTTCAAGCCCATCTACGCAGCTCAAACTTGTTCCTTGGAAACTGAATTAGATGACGCAGATGAACCCGGTGTAGCTTCTGGGCGCGAACCCTTCAGTCAAGCATCCAGGGCCAACACCTGGGCTGCTGGACCTAACTTCTCCACCGAATCTGACCCCAATGGATACGAGTTTGACATCAACGCAGTATCCCCTCCTTCCGACATAGAAGAGATTGACATCACTCTTGGATCTATACCAGTTGACTTTGACCTGGAGCCACCTGGGTACGACTCCGTGGAACCCAGCAACCCTGTTGGGATTCAGGCTTGTGACTCAGAACCTGCCGGAACAGGTGGATGCGACCTTCCTGTACCCAGCCCTCCTGTACCAACCCGCCCGGTCCGTCCACCTAGACGCCTCAAAGGGGGAGCGTCGGCTGACCTTGTAGAAGAGCCAGACACTCCCAAAGCTGAACGCTGTGATCCAGGTTCTTCCAACCCCTCTGCTGATTCAGAGCTGGACAGTGCTATCGGGATGGACCCTCTTACCAGCTCAGCTGAACACAACAGTAAATTCAGCTTCGGCAACAACAGCTTTGAGCTGAACTACGAGCCCAACTACGAGCCCAGTAGTCAAACTTCGTACAACTATGGATTTAAACTCAGCCCCGAACACCACAGCGAAGAGATCCTAGATCCTTTTGCCGCTGAACTCAGCGATGAAGAAGCTGACAACCAAGCCTCATTTGATCCTTACGAATTTGAGCCTACTGCTCAATCTGAGAACCAAGACGTGTTTGACCCTTACGGGTTTGGACATACATCTCATGCCACCGACCGAGACACATTTGACCCCTATGGTTTCAAACTCTTAAGTTTTGAGACTGACAACCAATCTATCGTCGACTTACACAGCAGCGATGATACAAACCTTGAAGACAACAATAACACAAACAAAAGGGACTCCTTTAGCTTCGATTTCAGTAACGCTGCTTCAATGGACCCCTATAGTTCAGAACCCAGTAATACTGCAACAATGGATCTCCTTGGTCTGGAACTCAGCAGAGCCAACAGTGTTGCTGAGTCAGACTGTAACAATCCTACAGTGTCTGACCCATTAGGAACAGTACAAACTATGGCAGCTGGAAGCAACCTACTGGACCTGGACCTTGTGTTTGGAAGCAGTAGTTATAGTGATAACCCTGAAGTCACCACTGACCTCTACCCCTGTGAGTCTCGACCGGGAAACCCCGCTGGTCCAAACAACTTTCAATTCAGAGTGAGAGACACCGCCCACTCCGAGTCTGTAGACACCGTTTCTGACTGGACGACTGCTAAG AGCAACTCCAGGGAATCCTTGTCCTTTGGCCCAGTCAAACCCCGCACACACAGCCTGGACAAATGA
- the LOC129814249 gene encoding dentin sialophosphoprotein-like isoform X2 gives MRMDRVGMEAGEEGKGEGGSGDEGKGGWLGAASVSSLLKHSCLLCWSPRDKDFVEQDECVAQKTGEIRDLQDAVQQEGIELEEQRGDRRELEETLEKLEQHRMELEDQLKLTRLECVQESQQILSLQAEEVARETKVEEYERELARARRKLKQLKMEVRRAQGKVEEAGERTIPLEESISQSYEEILQEEQTLSILRSERTGDATLPDHQQVEPIDTSPSSLRTEDGTLDVPAVPARSWGRSQSLPVYAEILANLGCAARAKNGLADTQEEEEETITPSTPKKDKGEKEEKMEDEEKISQTRSTSSIAVEELDFYHPDPFIHCESEHYLFKDDDLFAKTDKSDDDPFKGTDPFAADILFPEGSEEPYPSTDPDTRLEPGSNDETDNSLSCAENKASTGTQCFESEFPDEDESSDIEISYSREDLDTVHTDAVELSFVEPQTLIMTERLGFKPIYAAQTCSLETELDDADEPGVASGREPFSQASRANTWAAGPNFSTESDPNGYEFDINAVSPPSDIEEIDITLGSIPVDFDLEPPGYDSVEPSNPVGIQACDSEPAGTGGCDLPVPSPPVPTRPVRPPRRLKGGASADLVEEPDTPKAERCDPGSSNPSADSELDSAIGMDPLTSSAEHNSKFSFGNNSFELNYEPNYEPSSQTSYNYGFKLSPEHHSEEILDPFAAELSDEEADNQASFDPYEFEPTAQSENQDVFDPYGFGHTSHATDRDTFDPYGFKLLSFETDNQSIVDLHSSDDTNLEDNNNTNKRDSFSFDFSNAASMDPYSSEPSNTATMDLLGLELSRANSVAESDCNNPTVSDPLGTVQTMAAGSNLLDLDLVFGSSSYSDNPEVTTDLYPCESRPGNPAGPNNFQFRVRDTAHSESVDTVSDWTTAKSNSRESLSFGPVKPRTHSLDK, from the exons ATGAGAATGGATAGAGTGGGGATGGAGGCTggggaagaggggaagggagaagggGGAAGTGGAGATGAAGGTAAGGGGGGGTGGTTAGGTGCAGCATCAGTTTCATCCCTCCTTAAACATTCCTGTCTTCTCTGCTGGTCCCCCAGGGACAAGGACTTTGTGGAACAGGACGAGTGTGTTGCTCAGAAGACTGGAGAAATCAGA GACCTGCAGGATGCCGTGCAGCAGGAGGGCATTGAGCTGGAGGAGCAACGGGGAGACCGCCGGGAGCTGGAGGAGACCCTGGAGAAGCTGGAGCAGCACAGGATGGAGCTGGAGGACCAGCTCAAACTGACCAGGCTGGAGTGCGTCCAAGAGAGCCagcag ATTCTTTCCCTGCAGGCGGAGGAGGTGGCCCGGGAAACAAAGGTGGAGGAGTATGAGAGGGAGCTGGCCCGGGCCAGGAGGAAACTCAAACAGCTGAAGATGGAGGTCAGACGGGCCCAGGGGAAGGTGGAGGAGGCGGGCGAACGCACCATCCCTCTGGAGGAGTCCATCAGCCAATCATATGAGGAGATTTTACAG GAGGAGCAGACGCTCAGTATACTGAGGAGTGAGCGGACGGGAGATGCAACACTGCCAGACCACCAGCAGGTGGAGCCAATCGACACATCCCCCAGCAGCCTCAGGACAGAGGACGGAACTCTTGACGTCCCCGCTGTACCAGCCAGGTCATGGGGCAGGAGCCAATCACTGCCTGTCTACGCTGAAATCCTG GCAAACCTTGGGTGTGCGGCTCGCGCTAAGAACGGATTGGCTGATAcacaagaagaggaggaggagacaattACACCAAGCACACCAAAG AAGGATAAGGGAGAAAAGGAAGAGAAAATGGAGGACGAAGAAAAGATTTCCCAAACACGATCCACCAGTAGCATAGCAGTCGAAGAGCTCGACTTCTACCACCCTGACCCCTTCATTCACTGTGAATCTGAAC aTTACCTTTTCAAAGATGACGACCTCTTTGCCAAAACGGATAAATCTG ATGATGACCCGTTCAAAGGCACGGACCCCTTCGCTGCAGACATCCTCTTTCCAGAGGGGTCAGAGGAGCCCTATCCCTCCACTGATCCGGACACCCGCTTGGAACCTGGATCTAATGACGAGACAGACAACAGCCTCTCCTGCGCTGAGAACAAAGCCTCCACCGGCACCCAGTGCTTCGAGTCCGAGTTCCCCGACGAGGACGAATCCAGCGACATAGAAATCAGTTACAGCAGGGAGGATCTGGACACTGTTCACACGGACGCTGTTGAACTCTCCTTCGTTGAGCCCCAAACCTTGATCATGACCGAACGCTTGGGTTTCAAGCCCATCTACGCAGCTCAAACTTGTTCCTTGGAAACTGAATTAGATGACGCAGATGAACCCGGTGTAGCTTCTGGGCGCGAACCCTTCAGTCAAGCATCCAGGGCCAACACCTGGGCTGCTGGACCTAACTTCTCCACCGAATCTGACCCCAATGGATACGAGTTTGACATCAACGCAGTATCCCCTCCTTCCGACATAGAAGAGATTGACATCACTCTTGGATCTATACCAGTTGACTTTGACCTGGAGCCACCTGGGTACGACTCCGTGGAACCCAGCAACCCTGTTGGGATTCAGGCTTGTGACTCAGAACCTGCCGGAACAGGTGGATGCGACCTTCCTGTACCCAGCCCTCCTGTACCAACCCGCCCGGTCCGTCCACCTAGACGCCTCAAAGGGGGAGCGTCGGCTGACCTTGTAGAAGAGCCAGACACTCCCAAAGCTGAACGCTGTGATCCAGGTTCTTCCAACCCCTCTGCTGATTCAGAGCTGGACAGTGCTATCGGGATGGACCCTCTTACCAGCTCAGCTGAACACAACAGTAAATTCAGCTTCGGCAACAACAGCTTTGAGCTGAACTACGAGCCCAACTACGAGCCCAGTAGTCAAACTTCGTACAACTATGGATTTAAACTCAGCCCCGAACACCACAGCGAAGAGATCCTAGATCCTTTTGCCGCTGAACTCAGCGATGAAGAAGCTGACAACCAAGCCTCATTTGATCCTTACGAATTTGAGCCTACTGCTCAATCTGAGAACCAAGACGTGTTTGACCCTTACGGGTTTGGACATACATCTCATGCCACCGACCGAGACACATTTGACCCCTATGGTTTCAAACTCTTAAGTTTTGAGACTGACAACCAATCTATCGTCGACTTACACAGCAGCGATGATACAAACCTTGAAGACAACAATAACACAAACAAAAGGGACTCCTTTAGCTTCGATTTCAGTAACGCTGCTTCAATGGACCCCTATAGTTCAGAACCCAGTAATACTGCAACAATGGATCTCCTTGGTCTGGAACTCAGCAGAGCCAACAGTGTTGCTGAGTCAGACTGTAACAATCCTACAGTGTCTGACCCATTAGGAACAGTACAAACTATGGCAGCTGGAAGCAACCTACTGGACCTGGACCTTGTGTTTGGAAGCAGTAGTTATAGTGATAACCCTGAAGTCACCACTGACCTCTACCCCTGTGAGTCTCGACCGGGAAACCCCGCTGGTCCAAACAACTTTCAATTCAGAGTGAGAGACACCGCCCACTCCGAGTCTGTAGACACCGTTTCTGACTGGACGACTGCTAAG AGCAACTCCAGGGAATCCTTGTCCTTTGGCCCAGTCAAACCCCGCACACACAGCCTGGACAAATGA